A window of Aliarcobacter trophiarum LMG 25534 contains these coding sequences:
- the era gene encoding GTPase Era yields MTKCGYVSVVGRPNAGKSSLLNWLVGEKIAMVSHKANATRRRSNIIVMHEEDQIVFVDTPGIHETEKLLNQFMLDEALKAMGDCDLILFLAPVTDSLKYYEDFLEKNKKNTKHILLLTKIDFVNNDELMIKLKEYEKYQDKYEAMIPISIKRATKKSDILDVVVKYLPVHPYLFDPEIMTTEHLRDLYKEFIRESIFENISDEIPYEADVMINKIEEKPNVDVVRATIIVQKDSQKGMIIGQKATAIKRIGKAARIKIEKLSGKKCFLELFVSVKKNWTKNKEALKSMGYDMDI; encoded by the coding sequence ATGACAAAATGTGGATATGTTTCAGTAGTTGGTCGTCCAAATGCAGGTAAAAGTTCGCTTTTAAACTGGCTTGTGGGTGAAAAAATTGCAATGGTTTCTCATAAAGCTAATGCAACACGAAGAAGATCAAATATTATAGTTATGCATGAAGAGGATCAAATAGTATTTGTAGATACTCCAGGAATTCATGAAACAGAAAAACTGCTTAATCAGTTTATGCTTGATGAAGCTCTAAAAGCTATGGGAGATTGTGATTTAATACTTTTTTTAGCTCCTGTAACTGATAGCTTAAAATATTACGAAGATTTTTTAGAAAAAAATAAAAAAAATACAAAACATATATTACTACTTACAAAGATTGATTTTGTAAATAATGATGAGTTAATGATAAAACTAAAAGAGTATGAGAAATATCAAGATAAATATGAAGCTATGATACCAATATCAATAAAAAGAGCTACAAAAAAATCTGATATTCTAGATGTTGTAGTTAAATATTTGCCAGTGCATCCATACTTATTTGATCCTGAGATTATGACAACTGAGCATTTAAGAGATTTATATAAAGAGTTTATTAGAGAATCTATTTTTGAAAATATTAGTGATGAGATACCTTATGAAGCTGATGTAATGATAAATAAAATAGAAGAAAAGCCAAATGTAGATGTAGTAAGAGCTACTATAATTGTTCAAAAAGATAGTCAAAAGGGTATGATTATTGGACAAAAGGCCACTGCTATTAAAAGAATAGGAAAAGCTGCAAGGATTAAAATAGAAAAACTTAGTGGTAAAAAATGTTTTCTTGAGTTGTTTGTTAGTGTGAAAAAGAACTGGACAAAAAATAAAGAAGCTTTAAAATCTATGGGTTATGATATGGATATATAA